Within Candidatus Zixiibacteriota bacterium, the genomic segment TTCCTTATTCTGGTCGACCCGGGTCTGGGAATGGCACGCGATTGGGATCTGATGTCCTTGTGCGTCCTTCCCATTTGCCTTTATCTAATGACTCGAATCGAGAATAACGCATATTTGGCCGGCGGGAAGCTGCTTGCTGCATCAATCGTGTTATCTGCGTTTGTCAGCATTACGTACGTTTCAGCTAACATCGTAGTTGAGTCTTCAGAGAAACGCTTTGTATCTCTCGTTGACTACTATGGCTCGAAAGACCGATCAGGCTGGAGTTCCGCCGCTGCCTACTTCAGAGACAAAGGGGACTCCAGGAATCTGAACCTGGTGCTTGACAGAATGAACAGGTACTTCCCGGAGGAAGCGTTGCTGGCGGAAACGTATACCTCGCTCGACCGGCAGGACTATGCTCGCGCCGTTTCGCTTGCTCAGCGTCTCGTGGCGCTCGACTCAGCGAATACACGCTACTTGCAGGTGCTGGGTAAAGCGTATGGCAAGGTGGGCGAATATGAGCGAGGCGAATCGTGCTACCTGAAAGCGCTCAAGATCAAACCGGGGAGCATATTTCTGAGAAACGAACTTGGGCAACTATACATACAGGCTGGCAGATACAACGATGCACTCCGTTTACTGAAAGCTGCAACGCGGCTTGACCCCACTCTTTCGTATGTGCAGGAAGGGATCGCGCTGGCCTATTTCCGAATGGGATTCCTGGATTCGGCCTCTGCAGTCGCCGACACTCTCTTTGGACAGGAAGCCAACTCGGCCGGCGGACATCTGATCCGAATGATAGTTGCAATTCAGCAGGGGGATCTCCAAACCGCGGGCGAGTATCTGGCTGCCTTTCGTCAATACGGCGTAGGTCGTTCAGATTACCAGTCGATACTCGAATACTATTCGTATTTGGAACGCTAGATCTTGGGAATCTGCGAGATTCTCAGAATGGATACCGACCCGGTCTTGGTCAGGTGTGCTCTCTTCTCTGCCACTTCAACCGCGACCCCACCAATGGCACCGCGATCAATAATACCGCCCCGATCACCATCACCCACCAGCCGTACTCGATATTCACGCCCTTGAGAAACCCGACCCCGATATCCTGAAGCGGCGATTTGTCCATACCCTGCTGGAGATCCTGCTGGTAACCGGACCGCCGCTCGTGAATCGAGATGAGCGAATAGATAACCAAACCGAGCGATGCCAATCCTGTGATGTAGAGCGCACGGTATTTCCTCAAGAGCACAATGAGTACGGAAAGTCCCGCCAGACCGATCAAAATCCAGGCGCCGCTCTTGCTGAGCTGGAAGAAGTTCTTGTCGAGCAGAAGCGGCACGCCGAGCATAGGCAAGAACGCACCGGTGGCGTTGAGCGCGGAGGCAACGAGTGCGATGAGTTGTCGAATTTCCAGCTTCATGCCGCTCAGCAATATATCCGTGTGTCAATTGACCGCAAGCTTTCGACATGAAACGGCCGGCCCGAACAACCCGGACCGGCCTGCAAAAGGCGATTTGATTCTGAATTACGCGCTGTCTAAAACGCTATACCGCTCACGATGAAACTGAGGTGCGAGTGCTCGAAATCCACGCCCGCGTCTTTCGTTTTCCCGAACGAGATATACACGCCTGCCTGCCAGTGGCGCGCAAACTCGTAGCCGCCGCCAAGGAGCAGAGCGATGCCGGGATCCGTGGCGTCGAAATCCCCAACCTTGAAATACTGCAGACCGAGCCCGACTGTCGAGAACGCCGACTTGCCGACGGCACCGAAGTAATGGTACCAGGCCGCGCCGTTGAATGCCTGACCCACACTCTCGTCGAAGAAGTCGGAATTGTACATGGCGGCATTCCCCTCGTACACCAGCATGTTGTTGTCATCGAAGGCACCGCCGATGATAAATTGAAATGCCACTCCGGCGGCACTTTCATCGACACCAACTGTTGCGTTCCAGATCGGGACCTCGACCTTCCATTTGCTTGTAGCCGCGATCCCCGCCCCGCCGCCCAGCACAAAGCCCCTTCGCTGGCCGTTGAACGCGAACGATGTTCCGCTGAGAAGCACAATTGCCGCCAGACTTCCGATAATAGCCCTCTTCATATGATCCTCCGTAAGTGAGACGTGGTACGGCTATGTCCAACCACAACATAGGCACGCGTGGACTGATTGGTCAAGTTTTTTGATTGCGTGGTACGTGCAGCCGGTGGTGATTGGCGTGCTACAATTCAAGTCGATACAACGGCCTGCTGTAAGACAGCCGCTGAACCAACTTGAACCCGAGCTTCTTGAACACCGCCTCGGGACCGGTGTAGACGAATGCGGCCGGCAGCTTGTTACCGTCTTTGGTAAGCGGCACTGGGTACGCTTCAACAATCCGCCCTTTTCGCTTTTTGATCGCTTTGATGGCCGTCTCAGCCAGTGTGTACACGAGTCCCTGTTGTCGGTATTCTTTGTCGATATAGAAACAGTTGATTGACCAAACCTTGTCGATATCATCGCGCCGATACGCCTTGGCGGTCTCGGTGCGAGGGAAATCAGTTCTGCGGCCGAAGGAGCACCAGCCGACCGGGCGGTCTTGGTCAAATGCCAGAACACCGAGGACCTTGCCTGCCTTGATAAGCTTCATCATGGCCTTTCGATTGGGCTCCCCTGTGGCTTCCCGCCACATCTTGCCGCCGTGCGGAATTCGCCAGTACATGCACCAGCATCCGCCACACGCCCCTTTGGCGCCAAACAACTTTTCCACGTGCGGCCAGTCGGTCGGTCTCAATTCTCGAAT encodes:
- a CDS encoding GNAT family N-acetyltransferase, whose product is MTIRELRPTDWPHVEKLFGAKGACGGCWCMYWRIPHGGKMWREATGEPNRKAMMKLIKAGKVLGVLAFDQDRPVGWCSFGRRTDFPRTETAKAYRRDDIDKVWSINCFYIDKEYRQQGLVYTLAETAIKAIKKRKGRIVEAYPVPLTKDGNKLPAAFVYTGPEAVFKKLGFKLVQRLSYSRPLYRLEL